A stretch of the Oxyura jamaicensis isolate SHBP4307 breed ruddy duck chromosome 4, BPBGC_Ojam_1.0, whole genome shotgun sequence genome encodes the following:
- the IL13RA1 gene encoding interleukin-13 receptor subunit alpha-1 isoform X1, producing MDPAGPFGAPLRGRLLLAVCWAVAAGAAAGTKVLPPPSNLNYSFIQICTLNWTWNPPENISSSCDLEYSSDIVIDEVPQDQRQWSKSLFRVTDTFLNEEMRFKVRSECKHDNASEPSRWVETSVLPKGIPGTAAVGLGCVWHNLEYMVCKWHPGENASSETNYTLFYWFDGLINPKRCKNYSMSQGSFECTFSLTFPRFTNTYPAISILIRGDSEEIRPVCASENPTTLVKPATPKIVELSYVNGGIYLQWSESDTFPANCLYYELSYHNGDLTVAQTIRVTSNRTSIPSVDLNSKYTFRVRAQPKPECYSSKICSEWSEEKSIGENPDSTFYFVLIVTIPLIVAVSTIVLLVYLKRLKILILPPIPDPREILKRMFGEQNENPQSCAKDDSMNAYDRLIKEEEIHSLILTETPESSNSEKENR from the exons ATGGATCCCGCCGGTCCCTTCGGAGCTCCGCTGCGGGGCCGGCTGCTCCTCGCCGTCTGCTGGGCGGTGGCAGCGGGGGCGGCGGCAG gAACAAAAGTTCTTCCACCTCCATCCAacttaaattattcttttatccAAATCTGTACATTGAACTGGACGTGGAATCCCCCAGAGAACATCAGCAGTAGCTGTGACCTGGAATATTCCAGTGACATAGTGATTGATGAGGTCCCTCAGGACCAAAGA CAGTGGAGTAAGAGTCTCTTTCGTGTGACGGATACATTCTTGAATGAGGAAATGCGTTTCAAAGTGAGAAGTGAATGCAAGCATGATAATGCCAGTGAACCAAGCCGATGGGTGGAGACTTCTGTTCTACCAAAAG gTATTCCAGGGACTGCTGCTGTTGGTTTGGGCTGTGTTTGGCACAATTTGGAGTACATGGTTTGTAAGTGGCATCCTGGAGAGAATGCAAGTAGTGAAACCAATTATACTTTATTCTACTG GTTTGATGGTTTGATAAATCCTAAGAGATGTAAAAACTATTCTATGAGCCAAGGAAGCTTTGAATGCACATTCAGTCTTACCTTCCCAAGGTTTACCAATACTTACCCAGCTATCAGTATTTTGATTAGAGGTGATTCAGAAGAAATTAGGCCTGTGTGTGCAAGTGAAAATCCTACCACCCTTG taaaaCCTGCTACACCAAAAATAGTTGAGTTATCATATGTTAATGGTGGAATATATCTACAGTGGAGTGAATCAGACACCTTTCCAGCAAACTGTCTCTATTATGAATTGAGTTATCACAATGGTGATCTGACCGTTGCTCAGACAATTCGA GTTACATCTAATCGTACATCAATTCCTAGTGTTGATCTTAATAGCAAGTATACCTTCCGAGTAAGAGCACAACCAAAGCCTGAGTGTTACAGCAGCAAGATCTGCAGTGAATGGAGTGAAGAAAAGAGTATTGGTGAG AATCCAGACTCTACgttctattttgttttaatagtcACCATTCCATTAATAGTAGCAGTATCTACAATAGTCCTACTAGTTTACCTTAAAAG gcTTAAGATATTAATTCTTCCACCAATCCCGGACCCTAGAGAAATACTTAAGCGCATGTTTGGAGAGCAGAATGAGAATCCCCAG agcTGTGCAAAGGATGATTCTATGAATGCTTATGACAGGTTaatcaaggaagaagaaattcattctttaattttaacagaaactcCAGAATCCTctaattctgaaaaagaaaaccgGTAA
- the IL13RA1 gene encoding interleukin-13 receptor subunit alpha-1 isoform X2: protein MDPAGPFGAPLRGRLLLAVCWAVAAGAAAGTKVLPPPSNLNYSFIQICTLNWTWNPPENISSSCDLEYSSDIVIDEVPQDQRWSKSLFRVTDTFLNEEMRFKVRSECKHDNASEPSRWVETSVLPKGIPGTAAVGLGCVWHNLEYMVCKWHPGENASSETNYTLFYWFDGLINPKRCKNYSMSQGSFECTFSLTFPRFTNTYPAISILIRGDSEEIRPVCASENPTTLVKPATPKIVELSYVNGGIYLQWSESDTFPANCLYYELSYHNGDLTVAQTIRVTSNRTSIPSVDLNSKYTFRVRAQPKPECYSSKICSEWSEEKSIGENPDSTFYFVLIVTIPLIVAVSTIVLLVYLKRLKILILPPIPDPREILKRMFGEQNENPQSCAKDDSMNAYDRLIKEEEIHSLILTETPESSNSEKENR from the exons ATGGATCCCGCCGGTCCCTTCGGAGCTCCGCTGCGGGGCCGGCTGCTCCTCGCCGTCTGCTGGGCGGTGGCAGCGGGGGCGGCGGCAG gAACAAAAGTTCTTCCACCTCCATCCAacttaaattattcttttatccAAATCTGTACATTGAACTGGACGTGGAATCCCCCAGAGAACATCAGCAGTAGCTGTGACCTGGAATATTCCAGTGACATAGTGATTGATGAGGTCCCTCAGGACCAAAGA TGGAGTAAGAGTCTCTTTCGTGTGACGGATACATTCTTGAATGAGGAAATGCGTTTCAAAGTGAGAAGTGAATGCAAGCATGATAATGCCAGTGAACCAAGCCGATGGGTGGAGACTTCTGTTCTACCAAAAG gTATTCCAGGGACTGCTGCTGTTGGTTTGGGCTGTGTTTGGCACAATTTGGAGTACATGGTTTGTAAGTGGCATCCTGGAGAGAATGCAAGTAGTGAAACCAATTATACTTTATTCTACTG GTTTGATGGTTTGATAAATCCTAAGAGATGTAAAAACTATTCTATGAGCCAAGGAAGCTTTGAATGCACATTCAGTCTTACCTTCCCAAGGTTTACCAATACTTACCCAGCTATCAGTATTTTGATTAGAGGTGATTCAGAAGAAATTAGGCCTGTGTGTGCAAGTGAAAATCCTACCACCCTTG taaaaCCTGCTACACCAAAAATAGTTGAGTTATCATATGTTAATGGTGGAATATATCTACAGTGGAGTGAATCAGACACCTTTCCAGCAAACTGTCTCTATTATGAATTGAGTTATCACAATGGTGATCTGACCGTTGCTCAGACAATTCGA GTTACATCTAATCGTACATCAATTCCTAGTGTTGATCTTAATAGCAAGTATACCTTCCGAGTAAGAGCACAACCAAAGCCTGAGTGTTACAGCAGCAAGATCTGCAGTGAATGGAGTGAAGAAAAGAGTATTGGTGAG AATCCAGACTCTACgttctattttgttttaatagtcACCATTCCATTAATAGTAGCAGTATCTACAATAGTCCTACTAGTTTACCTTAAAAG gcTTAAGATATTAATTCTTCCACCAATCCCGGACCCTAGAGAAATACTTAAGCGCATGTTTGGAGAGCAGAATGAGAATCCCCAG agcTGTGCAAAGGATGATTCTATGAATGCTTATGACAGGTTaatcaaggaagaagaaattcattctttaattttaacagaaactcCAGAATCCTctaattctgaaaaagaaaaccgGTAA